GAATGGTTTGTGCATATCTATCTATTTTACATCTCAATTCGCTCGCTGCAACATACCTCTCCTAAGCGTTTATTTTTTCCAGCAGGAGTGTTTATGCTGTTCACATTGGGCGGTTCACTGTTTGCCGCCGTTTACGGGAGTGGCTTTTTGCTTAGTCTGATGAGCAAAAAGCATCATTGGCTGATTGCACGAATCACCACCTTAGTCGCGCTACTTGTGGCGTTTTGTTTACCCATTTTAGTCGTGTCGCAGGTCAATGTGACGCTGCCTCTGCTCAATCTGCTGATGGTGATCTTAGTCGCCCTGCTTGGTTGGGTGATTGTTGGTTACGCTTCACGCTACCTTGACGGCGACAAAGGGCAACCGCGGTTTGTTCGGGCCATGCTGTTTACCCTGTTTGCGGTTGCCGTGTTAGTGACGAGCGACAACTTGCTACTGATGGCAGGCGCGTGGAGCGCGACCAGTTTCGGTTTGCACTTTTTGCTCACGCACTATCGCGATCGCAAAGCGGCCAAAATCGTCGCGCACAAAAAGTTTATCGTTAGCCGACTGGCTGATCTCTGTCTGCTTGGCGCGCTTGGCTTGCTTTACCATGCTTTGGGCACATTCTCTCTTTCCGCCATCAGCCAACAACTGGCGCAGTGGCAACATCTTCCTCTTTCATTGAACTTGGCCGCGCTGCTGTTTGCTTTGGCCGCGATTTTAAAAACCGCCCAATTGCCGCTGCATGGCTGGTTAATTCAGGTGATGGAAGCGCCGACGCCGGTCTCTGCACTGTTGCACGCCGGGGTGGTCAACATGGGGGGATTTGTCTTGATATCGCTGGCGGCGTTAATCAGTTTGGCCCCCGCTGCGCAAACCCTGCTGGTGGTGGTCGGCAGTTTGACGGCGCTGTTAGCCGGATGGGTGATGATGACGCGCATCAGCATTAAAGTTCGCCTCGCATGGTCAACCTGCGCGCAAATGGGCTTTATGCTGATGGAAATTGGCCTTGGATTGTACGAGTTGGCACTGCTGCATTTGCTCGCCCACTCGCTGTATAAAGCCTACAGCTTCCTCTCTGCGGGCGACGCGGTCGAGCAAACTGTACGTCAAGATTATCAGCCGCAGGCACAGACCATCCAAGGGATGATAAGTGCAGTGCTGTTCTCCGCCGTCTTGGTTACTGGCACCTTGTTTATTTGGCAACTTTGGTGGCCAAGTGTTTCCCTGCCTGTGGCGGTGAGCGTGATTCTTATCGTTGGCCTTTCGCCGCTGTTTTGGCGTCGCGCATCGACATCGCTGCCTGCCATCACATTGGGAGTGTTGCAAAGCAGTTTCGTCTTGCACCTTTATCTGCTGTGGCACAGCGCCTTTGCCCACATCGCCCCTAGCCACGCTCAAACCCAGCCGATGCTGTTGGCCTTTGTCTGCGCCGTATTCTGCTTGTTCTACGCAGGTCAGGTGGCAATACGCCATTACGCGCATCATGCTCTGGTCAAACGCCTTTATCCGTGGGCTTACAACGGATTTTATTTGGATGAACTCTTCACTCGCTTCACCTTTAAAGTCTGGCCAGTCACTTTCAGCCATGAACAGGCGCAAACGCAGGTGAAAGCTCAAAAAACAACGTATGGAGAACTGATATGACCGCCCAGCTTCGTGATGAACATGACTTTACCGCGCTGCTGCACTCGGCGATTTCGTCCGCCTGCAACAGTATCGCGCCAAACTGGCCATTGGATCGAATGATTGCGGTCAACCCTTATTGGTCTTGGGTTGACAAGCCCTTCAACCAAGTGGCTCACCACCTTGCGAAACTGGCTGGTTCGCCGTTGGCAATGCCGCTGGCCTACTATCGTCAACTTTGGGAGAGCGGTGCGATTAGCGCGCAAGATCTTACCCACGCGTTGGCATCGCCCTGTTTTGCCCAAGAATGGAATAGGGAGCGCGCGCTAGCGGCCTTCCATGGCAACGATGAATTTTCTTCGCCAGCTCCTTTGCTGTGCGATACCTTAGATGGCCAGCGAAACTTGCTTAAAGAGCCGGCGTGGTGTGACACCGTCACCCATCAGATCGCGCAGTTTTGCGCTGCCTATTTCGACCAAGATCAAGCTGACTGGCATCCTCACAGCGACATTGGCCTTTATCAAAGTTGGCGCGAGACGCTGCGCCATGATCACAGTGTCGCGCTATTGATGAAAGCGCCGCACATTCCGGCGCTCGCCAATCAAATGGCGCAAGACGCACAACAACAAATTCGCCAAGCGTTAACCCAATTGAATATTGCGCCCGAGCAATGGCACGATTATCTGCAAGCGGTGATGTATCGTGTCAGCGGTTGGGGAGCGTGGTGCGCTTATCTCAAATGGCAGGCTAACTTGTCGCAGCAAGAGGACAACACACTGGTTGATTTACTGGCGATCCGCTTGAGTTGGGAGTGCTTGGTGGACGACAAAGCGCGCCATTCTGGTTCGGTATGGCAGCGCTGGCAGCAGCAATGGCAGCAACACTTTCAGCAGTATGATCCGCACAAGAGCGAGGCGCGGCTGATTTGGCAGCGTGCCCATGAGCTGAGCTATCAGCGTCAGTTGTGCCAACAGTTGGCGCTTCCAGTGACAAAAGTGTCATCGCAGCCCAGCGTGCAAGCGGCATTTTGTATCGATGTGCGCTCGGAGGTGATTCGTCGGCACCTTGAAGCGCAGTCGGATCAGATTGCCACCTTGAGTTTTGCTGGCTTTTTTGGCCTCCTCATCAGCTACGCTCCGCTTGGCACGCAAATCAAACGTCCGCAATTGCCGGGCCTGTTAGCACCGAGTGTTGCCGTGTGTGACAGCTCAGGCTGTGCGGAGCAAGACGCCAAGATCGCCAAGCAGAGGGAGCAAGCGCTAGAGCGGGAGACGGGCTGGTCGATGTTTCATCGTATGCCTGCCTCGACCTTTACGCTGGTGGAAGCGTTAGGTTTGGGGTATGTGGGAAAACTGGTTAAACGGGCGCTGCCTTTGACAGCGAAGCGCAAAAACGCGGCTATGCCGGGGCTCTCCCTTGCCAACACAAAACAACTGCGCCCGACTTTGCTTGCTGATACAGAGCAACAAGTTACGCTGGCAGAAAGTGCCTTGAAAGGGATGGGCTTGACTGAGTACTTAGCGCCGATCGTACTGTTAGTTGGGCATGGCAGTGAAACCGCTAACAACCCGCAGCGCGCTGGCTTGGATTGCGGTGCCTGCTGCGGCCAAACTGGTGAAGTCAACGCCCGCGCGTTGGCGCAGATACTCAATCAACAAGCGGTGCGTGAAGGCTTGAGTCAGCGCGGTGTGTTGATACCAGACAGCACACATTTTGTCGCAGCGTTGCACAATACCACTACAGAGGCTCTGCGCTTGTTTGATATCGATAGCCTATACGAGCCGACGAGAAAACAGCTGAGCGACTTGCAAGCGACGCTGGATGCTGCCTCAAACAGTGCAAGGGCAGAGCGCGCGCCACAAATCGGACTCGAAGCGGATTCCAATCAGCCCAGCAAGGTAGCCAAAGAGATGGAACGTCGCAGCGTTGATTGGGCGCAAACCCGCCCGGAATGGGGGCTGGCGAATAATGCCGCGTTTATCATCGCGCCCAGAGAGCGCACGCGCGGCATCCCATTGCATGGCCGCACGTTTTTGCACGAGTATTGCAGTGAAGCCGACCCCGATGCCACTTTGCTGGCGCAAATCATGACTGCGCCTATGGTGGTGACCAACTGGATCAATATGCAATATTACGCGTCCACGGTTGACCCGCGTCGTTACGGCTCGGGCAACAAAACACTGCACAATGTGGTGGGTGGCCGTTTGGGTGTGTTTGAAGGCAATGGTGGTGATTTGCGCATCGGTCTCTCTATTCAGTCGCTGCATGACGGTTCGCGGTGGCGGCATGAGCCGTTGAGATTGACGGTGGTGATCGATGCGCCGGAAAAAGCGATTGAATCGGTCATCAAGCAACATGCGATTGTCAGACAACTGGTGGAAAACCAGTGGCTCTATCTGGCGTGTTTTGAGCAAGAAGGTTTGCCCTTTTTCGATCAGGGAAGATGGCAGCGGCGCAGTCTTAACTAGACTACGCTTCGACGATTCTCACTCTCATCGCGAGAGTGAGAATCGCGCTCTCTTTTCGCTCTGGCTTGAGGAAAAACTCAGTTAGGCCGCTTCAAGCTCGCCTTGCGCCTTGTCAAGCAGAGCAAACTCCTCTTCGGTGCAAGTGGCCCCCTTTTCCTGCGCCGCGATATCAAGTTAAACGCATAAACTTGCGGTTAACTATCCTCTCTTGGTCCTTCGAAAACACCGATTGTCTTACCGTGTGACAAGCAGACAAAGCGCACAAGTCTCTCTAAAGCGAGAAAAGAGACAACTCATGAAAGAATTTCACGGTGTGATATAAAACTTAAAGAACTTCCAATTATTACTGACCCACTGAAACAGCGCCCAGTTTCTCGTGATGAAGCTCACGATCTCACAGTCATGGATCCTGAATAATCGATTTGTAAGCGATTTCAAGGATGGGTTCTCGGTGATCACGATAAAGCATGTATCTGAGCGCGCAGGGGTGTCCCAAGCGACAGTCTCGCGGGTTATCAATGGTACAACTCCAGTGAGTTATGACAAGAAAGTGAAAGTAGAGATGGCGATAAAAGAGTTAGGCTATCGCCCGAACTCAATCGCCAAAGCGTTAGCGTCGAGTCGAACTGGAAGCGTTGGTATTGTGGTGCCTGAGCTGGGCAGTTCCTTTTACTCGGGTTTGTTGAATTGCATTGAAAGCAAACTGCGGCGTTTAGGCTATCACGCTGTGGTTACGGCAGGATCGAATACTGAACAAGGTCAACGTGAGTCGGTAGAGTTCCTCTTGGGACGTCAAGTGGATGCGCTGATTCTCCATACTCAGTATCTCTGTGATGATTATTTACTCAGTCTGGAACAACAGGGTATTCCTCTCGTCGTCATAAACCGAGTGATCGCTGATATGTCGGCCAGCTGTATCGATATCGATAATGAGGCTGGTGGAAAACTGGCGACGCAATACTTGCTGCATATGGGACACCAGAACATTGCTTGTATTACCGGACCTCTAGATAAATCAGATGCCAGTGGGCGGTTACGGGGGTATCGCCTAGCACTAGAAGAAGCGGGGCTTGAGTACAACGAAGCACTGGTTTGTGCGGCTGGATTTACCGAAGAGACGGGAATGCTTGCGATGCAGCAACTGCTAAACCGCGATGTGAAGTTTACCGCCGTATTTGCCTCTAACGACCATATGGCGGTTGGGGCACTGGAGGTTTTAAAAAATAAAGGGATCTCAGTACCTGAGGAAATATCATTGGTGGGGTTTGATAACGTTCTCTTTGCTCGTTACCTCACACCTCGCCTCACCACTATCCATTTTCCGATTGAGGAAATGAGCACAGAAGCTGTGCAGTTAACCATTAAAAAACTTAATAACCAGAAGAACGACGTGAACTTCATCTTGTCGCCGTCATTAGTGACAAGAAGTTCCGTTAAGAACTTACTCAACTCTATCTAACCCTAAGGACAGACCATGAACTTTAAGACCTTAGCGCTAACAAGCGCGGTTCTATTAGGACTTGCTAACACATCTGCTGCCGCTGAAAACAATATCCGCTTCGACGGATTCCCAGATTTTGATAGTAGTCTAAAGGTGCTGCTACCTGATTTTGAGAAAAAAACAGGTATTAAAGTTGACTACCTTATGAACAACCACGGTGATCACCATACTAAGTTGACCACTAACTTAGCCACTGGGTCTGGCGCTGGTGATGTGATTGTTGTCGATGTGGAAAAAATTGGTCCGTTTGTCGCCTCTGGTGGTTTAGTGAACCTATCGCAACAGTATGGCGCAAACAAGTTTGAAGACCGTTTTGCCCCGTATGCGTGGGCTCAAGGAAAAGGCGCAGACGGCGATGTCTACGGTATGCCTGTTGATCTCGGACCAGGTGTTATGTACTACCGTACTGACCTGTTCGAGAAAGCAGGTATCGATATCAACCAGGCCATCCAGGATTGGGACAGCTACATTGCGGCAGGCGAAAAGCTCAAAAAACTCAACATTCAGTTGATCCCATCAGCCGCCGATGTGGCTCAAGCGATCATCTTTACCACAGTGCCTGAAGGTGAAGGATTGTATTTTGACAAAGAGGGCAATCCAGTGGTGACCTCTGAGCGTTTTGTACATGCATTTGAGGTGGCGAAGAAAATTCGTGATAAGGGGCTAGATGGTCGAATTCTCGCTTGGTCTAACGAATGGTATGAAGGTTTTCGTAACGCGACCTTTGCCACCCAGTTATCAGGAGCTTGGTTACTTGGTCACTTGAATAACTGGATTGCACCAGATACAGCGGGTAAATGGGCGGTATCACATCTGCCGGATGGCATCTACGGTAGCTGGGGTGGCTCTTTCCTTTCTATTCCTAAGCAGTCGAAGCATCAGGATGAAGCGTGGAAACTTATCGAATACATGACGACAGATCGTGATGTTCAGTTAAAGCACTTTGAAACGATCGCTGCCTTTCCTGCCAATGTCACCACTTATGACGATGAGTTGTTTCAACAAGAAGTTCCATTTTTAGGCGGACAAAAAGCGCGGCTTCTTTTTGCCGATGTTGCGAAAAACATTAAACCTGTTCAGCCAGCAAAAGGGGATCACGTCGCTCGCTCCATCGTTTTGGAAAACGCGCTGATGGAAGTGCTTGATGAAGGAAAAGAGATCAAAACTGCGCTTAAAGAAGCAGAGCGTCTCATCAAGCGTCGAACTCGCAATCTATAACAAAAGTACATATTCAATTAGGAGACGTGATCTCGCGTCTCCTTTTGTAAGAGGTCGTTACTATGAAATCAGCAACAAGCAATGTCATGGGAACAGGATTGGCTGCGCGCATTTTTTCATATCTAAATTTGAAAGCGCTTACACCCTATGCTTTTCTTCTGCCGTTTCTTCTTATTTTCTCTATTTTTGGGGTTTTTCCACTCCTGTTTTCGATTTATCTCTCTTTTCACTCTTGGAATCCGGTGGAAGGCTTGGGAGCGATGAGCTTTGTCGGCTTGGAAAATTACCATGTCGCACTCACCGATCCGTGGCTTTGGCGTTCACTCGAAAACACCTTTTGGCTGGCGATTACCTCTGGCGTGGCGCAGCATCTTATCGCCATCCCAGTCGCGTACATTCTCGTTTCATTAGGGGGGCGCTTACGTCACTGGCTAACTTCGGCTTACTTTCTGCCGTATATCACGTCGACGGTCGCGGCTTCACTGATCTTTTTTAACATGTACTCGCCCAGTTCCGGGATCATAAACCAGACTTTGATTGCTCTCGCGGAAAGCCCTTTACTGGGGTGGGCATTTTCCTGGGTAAATGATTTTCAGCCTATCCGCTGGCTAGATGATGCCACCATGATTAAGCCGTCGATTGCGATTATGGTTTTCTGGAAGTACACCGGTTTTAACATCGTGCTCTACACCACGGGTTTAATGACCATTCCGAAGGAAATTTTGGAAGCGGCGAGAATGGATGGTGCCAATGCGTTTCGTCGGTTTTGGAACATTTCATTGCCGATGATCCGCCCATTCATCTTCTTCGCCGTCACGATGACCATCATCGGCAACTTACAACTGTTTGAAGAACCGTTTGTACTTACTCGCGGTGGCGGTGGTACTGGACAAGCCGGCTTAACCATTTCTATGTACTTGTACAAAGTGGGTTGGGAATGGTTAGAGATGGGGACGGCATCGGCCATTTCATGGCTCCTGTTTGCCCTTATCGCAACATGTACCTTAGTTCAATTCTTCTTTTTTGGTAAAAAAGGCTTAGGGGAGCATTAAGATGTCTACACAATCGGTTAAGGCAGTTTCAATTGGTGTAAATAAATCAAGAGACAACGCGGTCGAAATGGTCACCAAAATGATGATGATACTGCTGGCCATCATCCTGATTATCTCCGCCATCGTGACCGTTTTCCCATTTGTTTGGTCAGCCTTGCTTTCCACTCGGGATCGTACAGAGATTTTTGGAACAGGCATTAGTTTCGCCATTGGTGACAGTCTCGCTATCAACTATGCCAAATTGAAAGAGATCATGCCTTTTTGGCAGGCGATGTTTAACTCCGTGTATGTCGCCTTCATCGGTACAACCATCTCGCTACTGTTTTGCAGTATGGGGGGATATGCATTCGCTGTATTCAAGTTTAAAGGGCGAAATATTCTATTTGGAATGTTGGTAGGCTCGATGATGATTCCACCTGTTCTGAGCCTAATCCCTTACTTCATGATCGTGAAATTTATCGGCTTGATGGATAACCATGTGGCGGTGTGGCTGCCATTTACCACCACACCTTTTGGAATATTCCTCGTGCGTCAACATGTGGTGGCATCGATTCCTAAGGAGTTGTTGGAAGCCGCTAAGTTAGACGGTGCCGGTGAGTTTAGAACCTATTGGAGTGTGGTGTTGCCATTGATGAAGCCGGCTCTTGCCACATTGGCCATCGTCCAGTTTGTCTTTTTCTGGAACATGTTCATGCAGCCACTTGTTGTGCTCACCACACCAGAAAACTACGTGATTACCCAAGCGTTAAGAAGTGTTCAAGGGATCCCAAACACCCCGTGGGGAGCGGTGATGTTCGGTACTACAATTTCTATTTTGCCCTTAGTGGTTACCTATTTATTTGCCTCAAAGCAGATGATCAGTGGGTTAACGTCTGGTGCAGTAAAAGGTTAGATTTATAAGGTTATGACAATGAATAAATATGAGCTTCCTCATTCCTCGCGATTGCGTAGCAGCGATTTTATATTTGGTGTCGCCACCTCGTCTTATCAAATAGAAGGTGGAGTTGCAGAAGGGGGACGTACACCGTCTATATGGGATACCTTTTGTCAAAAAGAGGGCAAAGTGGATAAAGGTGAAAATGGAGACATCGCTTGCAACCATTACCACCTGTGGCAGCAAGACGTTGAAATGATCAGCAGTCTGGGTGTTGATGCTTACCGCCTTTCCATCGCCTGGCCGCGCATCCTCCCGCAAGATGGGGTGGTGAATCAGCAAGGACTCAAATTCTATGAG
This Vibrio navarrensis DNA region includes the following protein-coding sequences:
- a CDS encoding ABC transporter substrate-binding protein, with protein sequence MNFKTLALTSAVLLGLANTSAAAENNIRFDGFPDFDSSLKVLLPDFEKKTGIKVDYLMNNHGDHHTKLTTNLATGSGAGDVIVVDVEKIGPFVASGGLVNLSQQYGANKFEDRFAPYAWAQGKGADGDVYGMPVDLGPGVMYYRTDLFEKAGIDINQAIQDWDSYIAAGEKLKKLNIQLIPSAADVAQAIIFTTVPEGEGLYFDKEGNPVVTSERFVHAFEVAKKIRDKGLDGRILAWSNEWYEGFRNATFATQLSGAWLLGHLNNWIAPDTAGKWAVSHLPDGIYGSWGGSFLSIPKQSKHQDEAWKLIEYMTTDRDVQLKHFETIAAFPANVTTYDDELFQQEVPFLGGQKARLLFADVAKNIKPVQPAKGDHVARSIVLENALMEVLDEGKEIKTALKEAERLIKRRTRNL
- a CDS encoding carbohydrate ABC transporter permease; protein product: MKSATSNVMGTGLAARIFSYLNLKALTPYAFLLPFLLIFSIFGVFPLLFSIYLSFHSWNPVEGLGAMSFVGLENYHVALTDPWLWRSLENTFWLAITSGVAQHLIAIPVAYILVSLGGRLRHWLTSAYFLPYITSTVAASLIFFNMYSPSSGIINQTLIALAESPLLGWAFSWVNDFQPIRWLDDATMIKPSIAIMVFWKYTGFNIVLYTTGLMTIPKEILEAARMDGANAFRRFWNISLPMIRPFIFFAVTMTIIGNLQLFEEPFVLTRGGGGTGQAGLTISMYLYKVGWEWLEMGTASAISWLLFALIATCTLVQFFFFGKKGLGEH
- a CDS encoding LacI family DNA-binding transcriptional regulator: MITIKHVSERAGVSQATVSRVINGTTPVSYDKKVKVEMAIKELGYRPNSIAKALASSRTGSVGIVVPELGSSFYSGLLNCIESKLRRLGYHAVVTAGSNTEQGQRESVEFLLGRQVDALILHTQYLCDDYLLSLEQQGIPLVVINRVIADMSASCIDIDNEAGGKLATQYLLHMGHQNIACITGPLDKSDASGRLRGYRLALEEAGLEYNEALVCAAGFTEETGMLAMQQLLNRDVKFTAVFASNDHMAVGALEVLKNKGISVPEEISLVGFDNVLFARYLTPRLTTIHFPIEEMSTEAVQLTIKKLNNQKNDVNFILSPSLVTRSSVKNLLNSI
- a CDS encoding YbcC family protein, producing the protein MTAQLRDEHDFTALLHSAISSACNSIAPNWPLDRMIAVNPYWSWVDKPFNQVAHHLAKLAGSPLAMPLAYYRQLWESGAISAQDLTHALASPCFAQEWNRERALAAFHGNDEFSSPAPLLCDTLDGQRNLLKEPAWCDTVTHQIAQFCAAYFDQDQADWHPHSDIGLYQSWRETLRHDHSVALLMKAPHIPALANQMAQDAQQQIRQALTQLNIAPEQWHDYLQAVMYRVSGWGAWCAYLKWQANLSQQEDNTLVDLLAIRLSWECLVDDKARHSGSVWQRWQQQWQQHFQQYDPHKSEARLIWQRAHELSYQRQLCQQLALPVTKVSSQPSVQAAFCIDVRSEVIRRHLEAQSDQIATLSFAGFFGLLISYAPLGTQIKRPQLPGLLAPSVAVCDSSGCAEQDAKIAKQREQALERETGWSMFHRMPASTFTLVEALGLGYVGKLVKRALPLTAKRKNAAMPGLSLANTKQLRPTLLADTEQQVTLAESALKGMGLTEYLAPIVLLVGHGSETANNPQRAGLDCGACCGQTGEVNARALAQILNQQAVREGLSQRGVLIPDSTHFVAALHNTTTEALRLFDIDSLYEPTRKQLSDLQATLDAASNSARAERAPQIGLEADSNQPSKVAKEMERRSVDWAQTRPEWGLANNAAFIIAPRERTRGIPLHGRTFLHEYCSEADPDATLLAQIMTAPMVVTNWINMQYYASTVDPRRYGSGNKTLHNVVGGRLGVFEGNGGDLRIGLSIQSLHDGSRWRHEPLRLTVVIDAPEKAIESVIKQHAIVRQLVENQWLYLACFEQEGLPFFDQGRWQRRSLN
- a CDS encoding NADH-quinone oxidoreductase subunit L, which codes for MLFTLGGSLFAAVYGSGFLLSLMSKKHHWLIARITTLVALLVAFCLPILVVSQVNVTLPLLNLLMVILVALLGWVIVGYASRYLDGDKGQPRFVRAMLFTLFAVAVLVTSDNLLLMAGAWSATSFGLHFLLTHYRDRKAAKIVAHKKFIVSRLADLCLLGALGLLYHALGTFSLSAISQQLAQWQHLPLSLNLAALLFALAAILKTAQLPLHGWLIQVMEAPTPVSALLHAGVVNMGGFVLISLAALISLAPAAQTLLVVVGSLTALLAGWVMMTRISIKVRLAWSTCAQMGFMLMEIGLGLYELALLHLLAHSLYKAYSFLSAGDAVEQTVRQDYQPQAQTIQGMISAVLFSAVLVTGTLFIWQLWWPSVSLPVAVSVILIVGLSPLFWRRASTSLPAITLGVLQSSFVLHLYLLWHSAFAHIAPSHAQTQPMLLAFVCAVFCLFYAGQVAIRHYAHHALVKRLYPWAYNGFYLDELFTRFTFKVWPVTFSHEQAQTQVKAQKTTYGELI
- a CDS encoding carbohydrate ABC transporter permease, translating into MSTQSVKAVSIGVNKSRDNAVEMVTKMMMILLAIILIISAIVTVFPFVWSALLSTRDRTEIFGTGISFAIGDSLAINYAKLKEIMPFWQAMFNSVYVAFIGTTISLLFCSMGGYAFAVFKFKGRNILFGMLVGSMMIPPVLSLIPYFMIVKFIGLMDNHVAVWLPFTTTPFGIFLVRQHVVASIPKELLEAAKLDGAGEFRTYWSVVLPLMKPALATLAIVQFVFFWNMFMQPLVVLTTPENYVITQALRSVQGIPNTPWGAVMFGTTISILPLVVTYLFASKQMISGLTSGAVKG